The following is a genomic window from Capnocytophaga stomatis.
TTGCTTACAAAGTTGTAGAAAAAATGAAAGAAAAACTATAATTTTCTTTTAAAATAGATTGAAATCTAAACATATTAAGTATGTAACTTATGAAGAAATTATGAATTGGCACACTTTTTTAGCTGAATACAAGCATTTTTTACGACTTCAACGAGGAATGTCAAAAAATTCGGTTGTTTCTTACGGATTAGATATCGAAAAACTGATATCTTATCTTGAAAAATATGAAATCCACGAAAATCCGAACACTATTTCCGCGGACACATTGCGTCAATTTATCTACGATACATCAAAAGAATTGAACGCTCGCTCGCAAGCACGCCTTATTTCGGCTTTGAAGAGTTTTTTCAAATTTATGACTTCAGAAAAAGGCAGAGAAGATTTCCCGATGAACTTGATTGAAAGTCCGAAAATCGGGTTAAAACTTCCGGATACACTTTCTTTACAAGAAATTGATAAGTTATTGATTTCAATAGACTTAAGCACAGAAGAAGGACATAGAAACAAAGCTATTATTGAAACCCTTTACGGTTGCGGATTGCGGGTATCGGAACTTATATCACTGCGATTATCAGATTTATTTTTTGAGGAAGATTTCATTCGGGTAATTGGAAAAGGCAACAAACAGAGACTTATTCCGATAGGAAATTTCACTCAGAAACAAATTGAAAATTACATCAATCACCAACGAAAAAAACTGAAAATAGCCAAAGGGCACGAAGATTATGTTTTCCTAAACAGAAGAGGCAAACAACTAACAAGGGCAATGATTTTTACTATTGTTAGGCAAGTTGCCGAAAATATAGGGTTGGAAAAAAAAATAAGTCCGCATACGTTTCGCCATTCATTTGCAACACATTTGCTTGAAAACGGAGCGAATTTGCGAGCTATTCAAACAATGTTAGGACACGAAAGTATCACAACAACAGAGATTTACGTTCACGTAGAAAACTCTCATCTCAGAGAGATGCTCACAAATTTTCACCCTCGTCAGAAAATGAAAAACCTATAAGGGAGAGCTTTTAAAAAAATTCTCCCTTATAGATAGTAATCTTTTAAAAATGAGGGTGAAAAATTTCTACTTTATATCTTCAAAATCAAAATTTGTAAAAGAACCACCAGCTCCCACTTGTTCTTGATAGAAGGTTTTCTTAAAATCTTTTTGATGACGCTCAGAAATTACCTCTTCTCCCTTCTCTTCAAAAACGTAGTTAGTCATTTCATTCAAAATTTCCTTAAACAACTCGAAATCTTCTTTATACAAATAAATTTTGTGCTTTTTGTAGTGGAACGACCCGTCCTCGTGAGTGAATTTCTTACTTTCTGTTATTGTGAGATAGTAATCCTTTGCACGAGTGGCTCTTACATCGAAAAAATAAGTCCTCCTACCTGCTCTCAAAACTTTTGAGAAAATTTCTTCATTGTCCAAAAATTCTTTCTCTTCCATAAACCTTAGTTTTTATTAGTCTTTATATGTTAACATTGTTGGGGCAAAAGTCTAAAAAAAATATCACTTATACAACTCTTAAAAAACTTTTTTTATTTTTTAAGAATTTTTATACCGTACCCATACGCAAACATACCTCTATCCAACCAAGATATTTCTGTTAAAACGACTAATATTTCCCAACTTTTCTGGATTAATTCCTAAAATAACGACTCTTTTCAGCCGATCATTTTTTTCTTAAAATTTAACTCTTTTTTACAATATGATTCTTTTTTATCAATTCTATTTTTTCATTAAAAGACCGAGACATAAATCTATTACAACAGACAAAAAATCAATTAATTAGCCACTTCACTAATAAATTTAACACGATACATACGAAGCTCGTCATCTTCGTAATCTCCATCAAACTCCTTAGAGGCTACCGAAATTTTATCCGTTTCGGCTTCCATAAAATAATCGTGAAGTTCTTCTTGTTGCTCCTCGTCAAAAATTTCATCAATATAGTAGCTGATATCCAGTCTTGTGCCACTGTAAACAATTTGTTCCAATTCCTTCAAAAACTCATCCATTTCCAGACCTTTTGCTTTGGCAATATCCGGCAAAGGCAATTTTCTGTCTATATTCTGAATAATATACAATTTCAAAGAAGAATTAGACCCAGTGGTTTTCACTATTAAATCTTCGGCACGCAGGATATCATTCTCCTCTACATATTTGCCGATTAATTCAATAAATTCGCTTCCATATTTTTTGGCTTTTCCTTCTCCAACTCCGTGAACATTAGTAAGTTCTGATATTGTAATCGGATATTTCAGAGCCATATCCTCCAACGAAGGGTCTTGAAAAACAACAAATGGCGGAACTCCTTTTTTCTTCGCAACTCTTTTGCGTAAATCCTTTAACATTCCCAAAAGAACTTCGTCGGCAACGCCTCCACCAGCGGTATTCACATCTTCGGTGTCTTCCTCGTAAACGTGGTCTTCAGTCATCATAAAAGATGTAACGTTTTCAAGAAAATTTCGTCCTTTATCTGTTATAAACATCACCCCGTAAGTTTCTATATCCTTACGAATCAGCCCACTAACCATAACCTGACGAAGTAACGCCATCCAATACAAATCATCTTTGTCTTTACCGATACCAAAAAAAGGTTGCTCGTCAATTTTATGTGATTTTATCAAGGCTGTCACCTTCCCTACCAAGGTATTTACAATTTCTTTCGCTTTGAACTTCTGTTTAGTGGATATTATGACATTCAATAACTTAACAACATCATCTTTAGCTTCTTTCTTAACTTTCGGATGTCGTACGTTGTCATCCATATCAGCTCCTTCTCCGTTTACTTCATCAAATTCTTCTCCGAAATAATGCAAAATAAATTTACGACGAGAGCTTGAAGTTTCTGCATAGGCAACGATATCTTGCAACAAAGCCTGACCGATTTCTTGTTCGGCAATGGGTTTGCCTACCATAAACTTCTCTAATTTTTCAACATCTTTGTAAGAATAGAAAGCCAAACAATGCCCTTCACCGCCGTCACGCCCGGCACGCCCGGTTTCTTGATAATAACTTTCAATACTTTTTGGAATGTCGTGGTGAATTACAAAACGCACATCGGGCTTGTCAATTCCCATACCAAAGGCAATAGTAGCAACAACCACATCAACTTCTTCCATTAGGAACATATCCTGATGTTTAGCCCGAGTTTTAGCGTCTAATCCTGCGTGATAAGGAACTGCTGTTATTCCATTAACTTGCAGAGTTTGAGCAAGCTCTTCTACTTTTTTTCGGCTTAAGCAATAAATAATTCCTGATTTCTTGCTATTTTGTTTTACAAAGCGGATAATATCTGCATCTACATTTTTCGTTTTCGGACGCACCTCATAATATAAATTAGGACGGTTAAATGAAGATTTGAAAACATTGGCATCGGACATTCCTAAGTTCTTCAAAATATCTTCCTGGACCTTTGGTGTTGCCGTAGCGGTCAACGCCACTATGGGAATATCCTCCCCTAATCGGTCTATAATAGTTCGTATATTGCGGTACTCCGGACGAAAATCGTGCCCCCATTCCGAGATACAATGTGCCTCATCCACAGCTACAAACGATATAGGAATTGTTTTCAAAAAGTTAGCATACTCATCTTTTATTAAAGATTCGGGTGCTACATATAATAGTTTTGTTTTCTTATTACTGATATCGTCCATCACCTCACGAATTTCGCTTTTGGTGAGTGATGAATTTAAAACGTGTGCAACGCTATCCGTTGATGAAATCCCGCGCATTGCATCTACTTGATTTTTCATCAGCGCAATTAACGGAGATATAACAATAGCCGTACCTTCCAAAACCAATGCAGGAAGCTGATAACATAACGATTTTCCTCCTCCTGTTGGCATAATAACAAACGTATCCTTTCCGCTGATAACACTTTGTATAATTTCCTGCTGATGCCCTTTGAAGCTGTCAAAACCGAAGTAATGCTTCAAAGCACTTTGTAAATCATTTTTAGCCGTTTCCATCTAAATTATATCTATATTTTATCTAACTTTGCGAACATAAAAGTACAACATTTTTTTTAATTGACAATAAAAAAAGTAAAAAAATTAATGGAAACTAAAAAAATCATAGAAATTGCAAGAAAAAC
Proteins encoded in this region:
- the xerD gene encoding site-specific tyrosine recombinase XerD, with protein sequence MNWHTFLAEYKHFLRLQRGMSKNSVVSYGLDIEKLISYLEKYEIHENPNTISADTLRQFIYDTSKELNARSQARLISALKSFFKFMTSEKGREDFPMNLIESPKIGLKLPDTLSLQEIDKLLISIDLSTEEGHRNKAIIETLYGCGLRVSELISLRLSDLFFEEDFIRVIGKGNKQRLIPIGNFTQKQIENYINHQRKKLKIAKGHEDYVFLNRRGKQLTRAMIFTIVRQVAENIGLEKKISPHTFRHSFATHLLENGANLRAIQTMLGHESITTTEIYVHVENSHLREMLTNFHPRQKMKNL
- a CDS encoding PUR family DNA/RNA-binding protein produces the protein MEEKEFLDNEEIFSKVLRAGRRTYFFDVRATRAKDYYLTITESKKFTHEDGSFHYKKHKIYLYKEDFELFKEILNEMTNYVFEEKGEEVISERHQKDFKKTFYQEQVGAGGSFTNFDFEDIK
- the recQ gene encoding DNA helicase RecQ, which translates into the protein METAKNDLQSALKHYFGFDSFKGHQQEIIQSVISGKDTFVIMPTGGGKSLCYQLPALVLEGTAIVISPLIALMKNQVDAMRGISSTDSVAHVLNSSLTKSEIREVMDDISNKKTKLLYVAPESLIKDEYANFLKTIPISFVAVDEAHCISEWGHDFRPEYRNIRTIIDRLGEDIPIVALTATATPKVQEDILKNLGMSDANVFKSSFNRPNLYYEVRPKTKNVDADIIRFVKQNSKKSGIIYCLSRKKVEELAQTLQVNGITAVPYHAGLDAKTRAKHQDMFLMEEVDVVVATIAFGMGIDKPDVRFVIHHDIPKSIESYYQETGRAGRDGGEGHCLAFYSYKDVEKLEKFMVGKPIAEQEIGQALLQDIVAYAETSSSRRKFILHYFGEEFDEVNGEGADMDDNVRHPKVKKEAKDDVVKLLNVIISTKQKFKAKEIVNTLVGKVTALIKSHKIDEQPFFGIGKDKDDLYWMALLRQVMVSGLIRKDIETYGVMFITDKGRNFLENVTSFMMTEDHVYEEDTEDVNTAGGGVADEVLLGMLKDLRKRVAKKKGVPPFVVFQDPSLEDMALKYPITISELTNVHGVGEGKAKKYGSEFIELIGKYVEENDILRAEDLIVKTTGSNSSLKLYIIQNIDRKLPLPDIAKAKGLEMDEFLKELEQIVYSGTRLDISYYIDEIFDEEQQEELHDYFMEAETDKISVASKEFDGDYEDDELRMYRVKFISEVAN